GCTCCGGGACGAGATCTTCCGGCTGAAGATGAAGCGCAGCGCGTCCGCGCTCGAGAACAAGATGCTGATCCGCAACCGCCGCAGGGACCTTGCCCGGGTCGTCACCATCCTGCGCGCGAAGACGGAAGGGAAGGCGAGCTGACATGACGGCGGAAAAAGCGATGGGTGCCCGCGGAGCGCGGAAGACCAAGGTCGGAATGGTGGTCGGGGACAAGATGGACAAGACGGTGGTGGTACGGGTCGAGCGTCTCGTCCCGCACCCCGTGTACAAGAAGTACGTGAAGCGCCGCGTGACCTACAAGGCGCACGACGAGAAGAACGAGTTCCAGGTCGGCGACCGCGTGGAGATCGTCGAGACCCGCCCCTTGAGCAAGGACAAGCGGTGGAGAGTCCAGCGGCTGATCGAACGGCCCGCCGTCCGGTAAGCGGCCAATTCCCGAGTAGCGGAGCGGAAACGCCATGATCCAGATGCAGACCATGCTCGACGCCGCCGACAATTCCGGCGCGAAGCGCCTTTGCTGCATAAAGGTGCTCGGCGGCAGCCGGCGCCGGTACGCCACCGTGGGCGACATCATCGTCGTGAGCGTCAAGGAGGCGATTCCCCACGGGAAAGTGAAGAAGGGCGATGTGTTCAAGGCGGTCGTCGTCCGGACCGTCAAGGAGGTAGGCCGGGCCGACGGCAGCTACCTCCGGTTCGACCAGAACTCGGCCGTACTGATCAACCCGCAGGGCGAGCCGGTGGGGACCCGCATCTTCGGACCCGTGGCCCGCGAGCTGCGCGCCAGGAAGTTCATGAAGA
This sequence is a window from Deltaproteobacteria bacterium. Protein-coding genes within it:
- the rpmC gene encoding 50S ribosomal protein L29 translates to MKKKEARDLGAEELRQKERELRDEIFRLKMKRSASALENKMLIRNRRRDLARVVTILRAKTEGKAS
- the rpsQ gene encoding 30S ribosomal protein S17 encodes the protein MGARGARKTKVGMVVGDKMDKTVVVRVERLVPHPVYKKYVKRRVTYKAHDEKNEFQVGDRVEIVETRPLSKDKRWRVQRLIERPAVR
- the rplN gene encoding 50S ribosomal protein L14, whose product is MIQMQTMLDAADNSGAKRLCCIKVLGGSRRRYATVGDIIVVSVKEAIPHGKVKKGDVFKAVVVRTVKEVGRADGSYLRFDQNSAVLINPQGEPVGTRIFGPVARELRARKFMKIISLAPEVL